A window from Populus trichocarpa isolate Nisqually-1 chromosome 3, P.trichocarpa_v4.1, whole genome shotgun sequence encodes these proteins:
- the LOC18096936 gene encoding norbelladine synthase translates to MKDELSEETLVQAPASAVWSAYRGLELGRLTDKLLGHVVGKVEVIEGDGGVGTIVKLTFPGTSGGYMKEIFRIMDDEKRVKETEMIEGGYIDLGFDVYRIRLEIIEKDAESTVIRSTVKYEFDDTKTELASLVTVKPLQTMAEEIGKYVSEKKYDA, encoded by the exons atgaaagatgaattaTCAGAGGAAACTTTGGTGCAGGCACCTGCAAGTGCAGTATGGAGTGCATACCGCGGGCTTGAGCTTGGAAGGCTGACGGATAAATTACTAGGCCATGTTGTAGGCAAGGTAGAGGTAATAGAAGGAGATGGAGGTGTTGGTACCATTGTTAAACTCACTTTTCCAG GAACTTCTGGTGGCTACATGAAGGAAATATTCAGGATTATGGACGATGAAAAGCGAGTGAAAGAAACGGAAATGATAGAGGGAGGATACATAGATCTTGGCTTTGATGTTTATCGCATTCGCTTGGAGATCATTGAGAAAGATGCCGAATCAACCGTTATCAGATCCACCGTGAAGTACGAGTTCGATGACACAAAAACTGAGCTTGCTTCTCTTGTCACCGTCAAGCCACTGCAAACCATGGCTGAAGAAATTGGGAAGTATGTCAGTGAGAAGAAATATGATGCGTAG
- the LOC112327001 gene encoding uncharacterized protein LOC112327001: MSRKTWSDVGLDNTVQIDCDSLAGWIIQLGGNEEGLLFMSTIWWIWRQRNILAFGETYKGDQWLLSNIYRMVEDMRQAWHGADVSYITSRMVSWSRLEEDTDKLDVHATSLGNPGFAGFEANLMPELLALKNGLCLAGDMGFRKASLG; the protein is encoded by the exons atgtCGAGGAAAACATGGAGTGATGTTGGCTTGGATAATACGGTCCAGATTGACTGTGATTCTCTGGCAGGTTGGATTATACAGCTAGGAGGAAATGAGGAAGGTTTGCTTTTCATGTCCACGATATGGTGGATTTGGCGCCAACGCAATATCCTAGCATTTGGTGAGACTTATAAAGGGGACCAGTGGTTGCTTTCCAATATCTATCGTATGGTGGAAGACATGAGACAGGCATGGCATGGGGCTGATGTTTCGTATATTACTTCCAGGATGGTTTCTTGGAGCAGGCTGGAGGAGGATACTGATAAACTTGATGTTCATGCTACTTCTCTGGGTAATCCAG GGTTTGCTGGCTTCGAAGCTAATTTAATGCCTGAATTGTTGGCTTTGAAGAATGGACTTTGTCTTGCTGGGGACATGGGTTTCAGAAAG GCATCTCTTGGATAG